In Flavobacterium gelatinilyticum, a genomic segment contains:
- a CDS encoding MlaD family protein: MKLTREIKTAVLVIASILLFIWGYSFLKGRDLFTNYKTLLVEYDNVEELSASAPVTINGLAIGKVSKISINENTGKLLVELQLKTDFPISKTSKAALYSPSLIGGKQIKIIPNLEDKDPAEDGQMLTPVVELGLTESLGGKIEPIQQKLDKMLLNIDVLVTGLNNTLDKTTQENLKKTIAELSQTMAQFHRASGSLNNILDTNKGQINGVVTNLNKMSGNFNRISDSLNKADLGKTVRNLNQALAKVDGLMNNLNSGKGTAGKLLNDDALYNNLAKTSKELELLLQDVRLYPTRYVNVSLFGKKNKPYVAPAEDKNSTDKK; this comes from the coding sequence TTGAAACTAACAAGAGAAATTAAAACGGCTGTATTAGTCATTGCATCGATTTTATTATTTATTTGGGGATACAGCTTTTTAAAAGGCAGAGATCTTTTTACAAATTATAAAACTTTATTGGTTGAATATGACAACGTTGAAGAACTTTCAGCATCAGCACCGGTAACTATAAATGGACTAGCGATTGGAAAAGTAAGTAAAATTTCAATCAACGAAAACACAGGAAAATTATTAGTAGAACTTCAGTTAAAAACGGATTTTCCAATATCTAAAACAAGTAAAGCAGCTTTGTATTCTCCAAGTCTAATTGGTGGAAAACAAATCAAAATTATTCCTAACCTTGAAGATAAAGATCCTGCAGAGGACGGCCAGATGCTTACTCCTGTTGTAGAATTAGGTCTTACAGAATCATTGGGAGGAAAGATTGAGCCAATTCAGCAAAAGCTTGACAAAATGCTTTTAAATATTGATGTTCTGGTTACAGGATTAAACAATACACTGGATAAAACAACTCAGGAAAACCTAAAGAAAACAATTGCTGAGCTAAGCCAGACTATGGCACAGTTTCATAGAGCTTCAGGAAGTTTAAACAATATCTTAGATACTAATAAAGGTCAGATTAATGGTGTTGTGACAAACCTAAACAAAATGTCAGGCAACTTTAACAGGATCTCGGATTCGCTTAACAAAGCAGATTTAGGAAAAACAGTTCGTAACCTGAACCAGGCTTTGGCAAAAGTAGATGGCCTGATGAACAACTTAAACTCAGGTAAAGGAACGGCAGGTAAATTATTAAATGATGATGCCTTGTATAATAATCTGGCGAAAACCTCAAAAGAACTGGAATTGTTGTTACAGGACGTGCGTCTGTATCCAACACGTTACGTAAACGTTTCTCTTTTTGGAAAGAAAAACAAACCTTATGTAGCACCAGCAGAAGACAAAAATTCAACTGATAAAAAATAA
- a CDS encoding (Fe-S)-binding protein, translated as MGYLDNILFAILLIVGFGFFAASVKKIMRNINLGVDIDRKDNPKARWKNMAMIALGQSKMVKRPVSGILHIFVYVGFIIINIELLEIIIDGLFGTHRVFAPYLGVVYDILIASFEILAILVIVSVAIFWIRRNIIRLKRFINSDLNGFPKSDANYILYFETVLMILFLLMNAADLHLQNVPGGVFHKAGSFPVSQFIAPIFNGMSNELVVILFEAFWWLHIVGILVFMNYLYFSKHLHILLAFPNTYFANLKPQGEFDNLESVTKEVKLMMDPNADPFAAAPADENAHPAKFGASDVQDLNWVQLLNAYTCTECGRCTSACPANQTGKKLSPRKIMMDTRDRLTEVGKNIDANKGTFVPDNKTLLNDYITPEELWACTSCNACVEECPVNISPLSIIMDMRRFLVMEQSAAPMSLNAMMTNIENNGAPWQYSQQDRLNWKNEN; from the coding sequence ATGGGCTATTTAGATAATATTTTATTCGCCATACTTCTTATAGTGGGTTTCGGTTTTTTTGCGGCAAGCGTAAAAAAAATCATGCGAAACATAAACTTAGGGGTTGATATTGACCGAAAAGATAATCCTAAAGCTCGTTGGAAAAACATGGCGATGATTGCTCTTGGGCAGTCGAAGATGGTTAAACGTCCGGTATCCGGGATTCTGCATATTTTTGTATATGTAGGCTTTATAATTATTAATATCGAATTACTCGAAATTATTATTGACGGGTTGTTTGGAACACACAGGGTATTTGCACCGTATTTAGGTGTGGTTTACGATATTCTGATTGCATCATTTGAGATACTGGCAATTTTGGTTATCGTATCGGTTGCTATTTTCTGGATCAGAAGAAACATAATTCGGTTAAAACGTTTTATAAATTCAGATTTGAACGGATTTCCTAAAAGCGATGCCAATTACATTTTGTATTTCGAAACTGTTTTAATGATTTTGTTCTTGCTGATGAACGCAGCGGATCTTCATTTACAGAATGTTCCTGGAGGCGTTTTTCATAAAGCAGGAAGTTTTCCGGTAAGTCAGTTTATAGCACCAATCTTTAACGGAATGTCAAACGAATTGGTTGTAATTTTGTTTGAAGCATTTTGGTGGCTGCATATTGTTGGGATTCTGGTTTTTATGAACTATTTGTACTTCTCAAAACATTTGCATATTCTTTTAGCTTTCCCAAACACTTATTTTGCAAACCTGAAACCTCAGGGCGAATTTGATAATCTGGAGTCGGTTACAAAAGAAGTAAAGTTAATGATGGACCCAAATGCGGATCCTTTTGCTGCAGCTCCTGCTGATGAAAATGCACATCCGGCTAAATTTGGAGCAAGTGATGTTCAGGATTTAAACTGGGTACAGCTGTTAAATGCATATACTTGTACGGAATGTGGTCGTTGTACATCTGCATGTCCGGCAAATCAGACCGGAAAAAAATTGTCTCCTCGTAAAATTATGATGGACACAAGAGACCGTTTGACAGAAGTAGGAAAAAACATTGATGCCAATAAAGGAACTTTTGTTCCGGATAATAAAACATTACTCAATGATTATATCACGCCTGAGGAATTATGGGCTTGTACATCATGTAATGCCTGTGTAGAAGAATGTCCGGTAAATATTAGTCCGCTTTCTATTATCATGGATATGCGTCGCTTTTTGGTTATGGAGCAGAGCGCTGCACCAATGTCACTAAATGCCATGATGACCAATATAGAAAATAACGGAGCGCCATGGCAGTACAGCCAGCAGGACCGTTTAAACTGGAAAAACGAGAATTAA
- a CDS encoding (Fe-S)-binding protein yields the protein MSESLVVPTMAEMLAEGKQPEVLFWVGCAGSFDDRAKKITKAFVRILNRTNVSFAVLGTEESCTGDPAKRAGNEFLFQMQAMMNIEVLNAYEAKKIVTACPHCFNTLKNEYPQLGGVYEVYHHTEFLKSLIDDGRLMVEGGQFKGKKITFHDPCYLGRANKVYEAPRDLIEKLDVELVEMKRSKANGLCCGAGGAQMFKDAEPGNKEVNVLRTEDALEVQPDIIAAGCPFCNTMLTDGIKNKEKEGQVKVLDIAELIANAQDL from the coding sequence ATGTCAGAAAGTTTAGTAGTGCCGACAATGGCAGAAATGCTGGCCGAAGGCAAACAACCAGAAGTTTTATTTTGGGTAGGTTGCGCAGGAAGTTTTGATGATAGAGCAAAGAAAATTACAAAGGCATTTGTGCGTATTTTAAATCGTACCAATGTTTCTTTTGCGGTATTAGGTACAGAAGAAAGCTGTACAGGTGATCCTGCAAAAAGAGCCGGAAACGAATTTTTGTTTCAAATGCAGGCCATGATGAACATAGAAGTTCTAAATGCCTATGAAGCTAAAAAAATCGTAACTGCTTGTCCGCATTGTTTTAATACTTTAAAAAATGAATACCCTCAGCTTGGAGGTGTTTATGAAGTGTACCACCATACCGAATTTTTAAAATCATTAATTGATGACGGAAGATTAATGGTAGAAGGCGGGCAGTTTAAAGGTAAAAAAATCACTTTTCATGATCCTTGTTACTTAGGAAGAGCCAACAAAGTATACGAAGCACCAAGAGATTTAATCGAAAAATTAGACGTTGAACTAGTAGAAATGAAACGTTCTAAAGCAAACGGTTTGTGCTGTGGAGCCGGAGGAGCGCAGATGTTTAAAGATGCAGAACCGGGTAACAAAGAAGTAAACGTACTGCGTACAGAAGATGCTTTGGAAGTACAGCCGGATATCATTGCAGCAGGCTGTCCGTTTTGCAACACCATGTTAACTGACGGAATTAAAAATAAAGAAAAAGAAGGTCAGGTTAAAGTGCTTGATATCGCAGAGTTAATCGCGAATGCACAGGATCTTTAA
- a CDS encoding ABC transporter ATPase, whose product MYIPFENLPGESRVWIYQSNRKFSEEEFSEIETDLKAFVEEWAAHGTSLEASFLLKYNRFIILAVNQEVQAATGCSIDSSVEFIQGLEKKYNVDLLDKMNVTFKLGEHIAHKPLIDFKKMVKDKAVTGNTIVFNNLVTNIEEFNDAWEVPAADSWHSRFF is encoded by the coding sequence ATGTATATACCTTTTGAAAATTTGCCTGGTGAATCCAGAGTCTGGATTTACCAATCGAACAGAAAATTTTCTGAGGAAGAGTTTTCTGAAATTGAAACCGATTTAAAAGCGTTTGTTGAAGAATGGGCAGCACACGGAACAAGTCTTGAAGCCTCTTTTTTACTAAAATACAATCGTTTTATAATCTTAGCGGTAAATCAGGAAGTGCAGGCAGCGACAGGCTGTTCGATCGATAGTTCTGTAGAATTTATTCAGGGACTGGAGAAAAAGTACAACGTTGATTTGCTTGATAAAATGAATGTTACCTTTAAACTGGGAGAACATATCGCCCATAAACCATTAATTGATTTCAAGAAAATGGTAAAAGACAAAGCTGTAACAGGAAATACAATTGTATTTAATAATCTGGTTACAAATATTGAAGAATTCAACGACGCTTGGGAAGTTCCTGCCGCAGACAGCTGGCACAGCAGATTTTTCTAA
- the bshA gene encoding N-acetyl-alpha-D-glucosaminyl L-malate synthase BshA, whose translation MKIAIVCYPTFGGSGVVATELGLELARRGHEIHFITYSQPVRLALLNPNVHYHEVNVPEYPLFHYQPYELALSSKLVDMVKLYKIELLHVHYAIPHAYAGYMAKQMLKNEGINLPMITTLHGTDITLVGNHPFYKPAVTFSINKSDYVTSVSQSLKEDTLKLFKIKNKIKVIPNFIELDRVKKDPAAPCHRYVMANENERIITHISNFRKVKRIPDIIKIFYNIQKEMPAKLMMVGDGPEKEKAEILCQELGILEKVIFFGNSNEIDKILCMTDLFLLPSETESFGLAALEAMACGVPVISSNSGGLPEVNFDGVSGYLSNVGNVEEMAKNAVKILKDDKTLNEFKANALEVAKKFDIKNILPKYEALYQKAIDDYKD comes from the coding sequence ATGAAAATAGCAATTGTTTGTTATCCTACTTTTGGAGGAAGCGGCGTTGTAGCCACTGAGTTAGGTCTCGAATTAGCCAGAAGAGGACACGAAATACACTTTATAACTTACAGTCAGCCTGTCAGACTGGCGCTTTTAAATCCTAATGTTCATTATCACGAAGTAAACGTCCCTGAATATCCTTTGTTTCATTATCAGCCTTACGAACTGGCTTTGTCAAGCAAACTGGTCGATATGGTGAAATTGTACAAAATCGAATTACTGCATGTGCATTATGCTATCCCTCACGCATACGCGGGGTATATGGCTAAGCAGATGCTGAAAAATGAAGGGATTAATCTGCCGATGATTACGACGCTTCACGGTACAGATATTACGCTTGTTGGAAATCATCCGTTTTATAAACCGGCGGTAACTTTTAGTATTAATAAATCTGATTATGTGACATCGGTGTCGCAGAGTTTGAAAGAGGATACTTTGAAGTTGTTCAAAATCAAAAATAAAATCAAGGTGATTCCAAATTTTATTGAACTGGACAGAGTTAAAAAAGATCCTGCAGCGCCTTGTCATCGATATGTAATGGCTAATGAAAATGAAAGGATCATAACACATATCAGTAATTTTAGAAAAGTAAAACGCATACCGGATATTATTAAGATTTTTTATAACATCCAGAAAGAAATGCCGGCTAAACTGATGATGGTAGGTGACGGACCTGAAAAAGAAAAAGCCGAAATTTTATGTCAGGAACTGGGTATTTTGGAGAAAGTAATTTTCTTTGGAAACAGTAATGAGATTGATAAGATCTTATGTATGACAGATTTATTCCTGCTTCCTTCTGAAACAGAAAGTTTTGGTCTGGCAGCTTTAGAAGCTATGGCTTGCGGCGTTCCGGTAATTTCAAGTAATTCCGGCGGTCTTCCTGAGGTTAATTTTGACGGTGTTTCTGGTTATTTAAGTAATGTTGGAAACGTCGAAGAAATGGCGAAGAATGCTGTTAAAATCCTGAAAGACGATAAAACGCTTAACGAGTTTAAGGCAAATGCCCTGGAAGTAGCGAAAAAATTTGATATTAAAAACATACTTCCTAAGTATGAAGCTTTGTATCAAAAAGCAATTGACGATTATAAAGATTAA
- a CDS encoding protease complex subunit PrcB family protein has translation MKKIVSALVVFVLISCGAKKTAGSAALYEVLTEQSSGGGNIKFFEILTEPNEIKMLQNDPLLADKMKDADINNYNYVILNMGEKNTSGYSIGVEKVEETDKNIIITVKENSPSPDTMVMQMISYPYTVVKVHSKKEIIIK, from the coding sequence ATGAAAAAGATAGTTTCAGCTTTAGTGGTTTTTGTTTTGATTTCCTGCGGTGCAAAGAAAACAGCAGGTTCTGCCGCATTATATGAGGTTTTAACAGAACAGTCAAGCGGCGGTGGTAATATTAAGTTTTTTGAGATACTGACCGAGCCAAATGAAATAAAAATGCTTCAGAATGATCCGCTTTTGGCCGATAAAATGAAAGACGCTGATATAAACAATTACAACTACGTAATATTGAATATGGGTGAGAAAAATACCAGCGGCTATTCTATAGGAGTTGAAAAAGTAGAGGAAACGGATAAAAATATTATTATCACAGTAAAAGAAAACAGCCCGTCTCCGGATACAATGGTAATGCAGATGATTTCGTATCCTTATACGGTTGTCAAAGTACATTCTAAGAAAGAAATTATCATTAAATAA
- a CDS encoding UDP-2,3-diacylglucosamine diphosphatase → MKKRNVEMVIISDVHLGTYGSHAKELNNYLSSIKPKTLILNGDIIDAWQFRKSYFPKSHLRVIQRIIGMASKGTKVYYITGNHDEILRKFSDMSMGNFSLVDKLVLDLDDKKAWIFHGDVFDASVQHSKWIAKLGGLGYDYLILMNRFANWCLAKLGREPYSFSKKIKASVKKAVKFISDFETTATDLAIEKNYDYVICGHIHEPKIVTMENKHGSTLYLNSGDWIENLTALEYHKKRWKLYSYKHTNFTEEENLFEMEDILTSQLLTNIVLKK, encoded by the coding sequence TTGAAAAAAAGAAATGTCGAAATGGTCATTATTTCAGATGTCCATTTGGGAACCTACGGAAGTCACGCAAAAGAACTAAACAACTATCTTTCAAGCATTAAGCCAAAAACTTTAATCTTAAATGGTGATATTATTGATGCGTGGCAGTTTAGAAAATCGTATTTTCCGAAATCGCATTTACGAGTTATTCAGCGTATAATCGGCATGGCTTCCAAGGGTACAAAAGTGTACTATATTACTGGAAATCATGATGAGATACTTCGAAAATTCAGCGACATGAGCATGGGAAATTTTTCTTTGGTCGATAAATTAGTTTTAGATTTAGACGATAAAAAAGCCTGGATTTTTCACGGAGATGTTTTTGATGCATCAGTACAGCATTCAAAATGGATTGCCAAACTGGGCGGTTTAGGTTACGATTATCTTATCCTGATGAATCGTTTTGCCAACTGGTGTCTAGCCAAATTGGGACGCGAACCTTATTCGTTTTCTAAAAAAATAAAAGCCAGCGTTAAAAAGGCTGTAAAATTCATCTCTGACTTCGAAACTACTGCAACCGATTTAGCTATCGAAAAAAACTACGATTATGTTATCTGCGGTCATATTCACGAACCAAAAATCGTGACTATGGAAAACAAACACGGATCGACTTTGTATTTAAATTCAGGTGACTGGATAGAAAACCTGACAGCACTGGAATATCACAAAAAACGCTGGAAATTATACTCTTACAAACATACCAACTTTACAGAAGAAGAAAATCTTTTTGAAATGGAAGATATTCTTACCTCTCAGTTACTGACTAATATTGTACTCAAAAAATAA
- the aroC gene encoding chorismate synthase: MAGNSYGTLYKVTTFGESHGEALGGIIDGCPPGIQLDFEAIEVDMARRKPGQSAIVTQRKEPDSVQFLSGIFEGKTTGTPIGFIIPNTNQKSDDYSHIKDNYRPSHADYVYDQKYGFRDYRGGGRSSARETASRVVAGAIAKQMLPEIKINAYVSSVGPIHLDTPYQELDFSKIESNPVRCPDEKSAAIMEEYIRDIRKQGDTVGGVVTCVIQNVPVGLGEPVFDKLHAELGKAMLSINAVKGFEYGSGFSGSEMKGSEHNDLYNPDGTTKTNLSGGIQGGISNGMDIYFRVAFKPVATIMQTQDSLDNQGNITPMTGKGRHDPCVVPRAVPIVEAMAAIVLADFYLINKTY; the protein is encoded by the coding sequence ATGGCAGGAAACAGCTACGGCACCCTATATAAAGTAACAACATTTGGAGAATCCCATGGTGAAGCTTTAGGCGGCATTATTGATGGATGCCCTCCAGGAATACAACTTGATTTTGAAGCAATTGAAGTAGATATGGCTAGAAGAAAGCCAGGCCAGTCAGCAATTGTTACCCAAAGAAAAGAACCGGACAGTGTTCAGTTTTTATCCGGAATATTTGAAGGAAAGACCACAGGAACCCCAATTGGTTTTATTATTCCGAATACCAATCAAAAATCAGATGATTACTCTCATATAAAAGATAATTACAGACCAAGCCATGCTGATTATGTATACGATCAGAAATATGGTTTTCGTGATTACCGCGGCGGCGGAAGAAGTTCTGCCCGTGAAACGGCAAGCAGGGTAGTAGCAGGTGCAATTGCAAAACAGATGCTTCCTGAAATTAAAATTAATGCTTACGTTTCTTCTGTTGGTCCTATTCATTTAGATACACCGTATCAGGAATTGGATTTTTCAAAAATTGAAAGCAATCCGGTTCGCTGTCCAGATGAAAAATCGGCAGCGATTATGGAAGAATACATCCGTGATATTCGCAAACAGGGTGATACCGTGGGTGGTGTAGTTACCTGTGTTATTCAGAATGTACCTGTTGGTTTAGGAGAACCTGTATTTGATAAACTTCACGCTGAATTAGGAAAAGCAATGCTGTCAATTAATGCGGTAAAAGGTTTTGAATACGGAAGCGGTTTCTCTGGTTCTGAAATGAAAGGAAGCGAACACAACGATTTATATAATCCTGACGGAACTACCAAGACAAATCTTTCGGGTGGTATTCAGGGCGGTATCAGCAACGGAATGGATATTTATTTTCGCGTAGCTTTTAAACCTGTGGCAACCATTATGCAGACTCAGGATTCTTTAGATAATCAGGGTAACATTACACCTATGACCGGAAAAGGGCGTCATGATCCGTGTGTAGTGCCTCGTGCTGTGCCTATTGTAGAAGCAATGGCAGCAATTGTTTTGGCCGATTTTTATCTGATCAACAAAACATATTAA
- a CDS encoding dicarboxylate/amino acid:cation symporter: MQVTETKKKSFLTGLTGQIIIAMVLGAILGIILHNSISPEAAQSFSTKIKMLATVFIRLVQMIISPLVFTTLVVGIAKLGDIKTVGRIGGKALGWFFTASFISLLIGLFYVNILEPGVGLKLNHVDMGAATEVTAKTQNLSFENFVEHIVPKSIVEAMATNEILQIVIFSIFFGLAAASLGSTVKPVIGALDKMSHIVLKMVNYVMNFAPIGVFGAIAAVFAVRDAEDLIITYFKFFGSFLLGIGTLWVVLIAVGFIFLKGRMTDLLKRIIGPLAIAFGTTSSEAVFPKLTEELEKFGVRDRIVSFMLPLGYSFNLDGSMMYMTFASIFIAQFYNVHLDLGTQMAMLLVLMLTSKGIAGVPRASLVVVAATCGMFDIPVEGIALILPIDHFCDMFRSATNVLGNALATSVVGQWENNTEDTLDVKSVD, encoded by the coding sequence ATGCAAGTTACAGAAACTAAAAAAAAATCATTTCTTACGGGATTAACAGGGCAGATTATTATTGCAATGGTTCTTGGAGCCATTTTGGGAATCATTCTGCATAATTCAATTTCTCCGGAAGCAGCGCAGTCATTTAGTACCAAAATAAAAATGCTGGCTACTGTTTTTATCCGTTTGGTGCAGATGATTATTTCTCCTTTAGTTTTCACAACGCTGGTAGTTGGGATTGCCAAATTGGGAGACATAAAAACGGTTGGAAGAATTGGAGGGAAAGCACTGGGATGGTTTTTTACAGCTTCTTTTATATCCTTATTAATTGGGTTGTTTTATGTAAACATTTTAGAACCTGGAGTAGGTTTGAAATTAAATCACGTTGATATGGGTGCTGCTACAGAAGTAACAGCAAAAACTCAGAATTTATCATTTGAGAATTTCGTAGAACATATTGTGCCAAAAAGTATTGTAGAGGCAATGGCGACAAACGAAATTTTACAGATTGTAATTTTTTCCATCTTTTTCGGATTGGCGGCCGCATCTTTAGGATCAACTGTAAAGCCGGTTATCGGAGCTTTGGATAAAATGTCGCATATCGTTTTAAAAATGGTAAACTATGTAATGAACTTTGCTCCAATTGGGGTTTTTGGTGCTATAGCAGCGGTATTTGCCGTTCGTGATGCCGAAGATCTGATTATTACCTACTTTAAATTTTTTGGTTCGTTTTTATTAGGAATCGGAACTTTATGGGTGGTTTTGATTGCAGTTGGTTTTATTTTCCTGAAAGGAAGAATGACTGATTTATTAAAACGAATTATTGGTCCTCTGGCTATTGCTTTTGGAACAACGAGCAGTGAAGCTGTATTTCCTAAACTAACAGAAGAATTAGAGAAATTTGGTGTAAGAGACAGAATCGTTTCTTTTATGCTTCCTCTTGGTTATTCATTCAATTTGGACGGAAGTATGATGTACATGACTTTTGCCAGTATTTTTATTGCACAATTTTACAATGTTCATTTGGATTTAGGGACGCAAATGGCGATGCTTTTGGTTTTAATGTTAACTAGTAAAGGTATTGCAGGTGTACCGAGAGCAAGTTTAGTTGTCGTGGCAGCCACTTGCGGTATGTTTGATATTCCGGTAGAAGGTATTGCATTAATTCTGCCAATTGATCATTTCTGCGATATGTTTAGAAGTGCTACAAACGTTTTAGGAAATGCTCTGGCAACTTCGGTTGTAGGACAGTGGGAGAATAATACAGAAGATACTTTGGATGTAAAGAGTGTGGATTAA
- a CDS encoding response regulator, with the protein MLQYKFCFLVFVCLHLFCPDLSAQNSAVTIETVKNLTQQSCDYLDETNYEKSLKKSGLALKYAFDLKNDTLIARNYNIIGINFHDLGELDKAVFFYKKALFYAEKSNIVSLKTMITSNLGNLYFFEKKMYSEGITYYKQSLKFGQQQKYQKEIAITNLNLVWSYFKIGNFKEGLPYLQYINEHQNDLKGKSDDIALNFLNGMYWSHQNENRKADQYFLKALSQNKSVDDKQDLSYAYLEYSKFLDKIGKHEQAYDNLVLYNKITDELFNKSKLKKASKAGISLELAEYKRHIEKIENEKTSQTQSLKKSRIIVILFILISFILLFLIVTLIKNIGLKKKHNLELLEAKEIAEEASTLKTQFISTISHELRTPLYGVVGITNMLLEEHKELSQSQHLSALKFSARYLLSLVNDILQINKIEENKVVLESLTFNISDEITVIRNSLSFLAQKNNNKINVDIDEAIPEYLIGDKLRLGQILMNLVSNALKFTKDGEVEIIVKLNKIEGSFHYLDFLIKDNGVGIAAVDQNKIFEKFVQVGRKDEDYQGTGLGLSIVKRLLGLFGSSITLESDLGAGTSFSFVIPFEHDPLKTRKIIENIEVDLTSNDIYKILIVEDNLINQLVTKKIIEKNNFICKVVDDGFAALKILEKEEFDLILMDINMPLMNGFETTKRIRLLEIKTPVVALTAFDKDEITHEAVSAGMNDIIVKPFEPVKLFKILNYLITESKSAKNAG; encoded by the coding sequence ATGCTTCAGTATAAATTTTGTTTTTTAGTTTTTGTTTGTCTTCATCTATTTTGTCCTGATTTATCGGCTCAAAACTCCGCAGTAACTATTGAAACAGTAAAAAACTTAACGCAGCAGTCATGTGATTATTTAGACGAAACTAATTACGAGAAATCATTAAAGAAATCCGGACTTGCGCTTAAATATGCATTTGATCTAAAAAACGACACTTTAATTGCCAGAAACTACAATATAATCGGGATCAACTTTCATGATCTTGGCGAACTCGATAAGGCGGTTTTCTTTTATAAAAAAGCATTGTTCTATGCTGAAAAATCTAATATTGTAAGCCTGAAAACAATGATTACCAGTAACCTGGGGAATTTGTATTTCTTTGAAAAAAAGATGTACAGCGAAGGAATTACCTATTACAAACAATCATTAAAATTTGGGCAGCAGCAGAAATATCAAAAAGAAATAGCAATAACAAATCTTAATCTAGTCTGGTCATACTTTAAGATTGGGAATTTTAAAGAAGGGCTTCCTTATTTGCAGTACATCAATGAGCATCAAAACGATTTAAAGGGAAAGTCAGACGATATTGCCCTGAATTTTTTAAACGGAATGTACTGGTCGCACCAAAATGAGAATAGAAAAGCAGATCAGTATTTTTTAAAAGCGCTTTCGCAAAATAAATCTGTAGATGACAAACAGGATTTGTCGTATGCCTATTTAGAATATTCAAAGTTTTTAGACAAAATAGGAAAGCATGAGCAGGCTTATGATAATCTGGTTTTGTATAACAAAATTACGGATGAACTTTTTAACAAAAGTAAGCTAAAAAAAGCATCTAAAGCCGGTATAAGCTTAGAACTGGCTGAATACAAAAGGCATATTGAGAAAATTGAAAACGAAAAAACGTCGCAGACCCAAAGCCTTAAAAAATCACGAATCATTGTAATCTTGTTTATTTTGATTTCGTTTATACTGCTTTTCCTTATCGTTACGTTAATAAAGAATATCGGACTTAAAAAGAAACATAATTTAGAACTTCTCGAAGCAAAAGAAATAGCGGAGGAAGCTTCTACGTTAAAAACACAGTTTATTTCGACTATAAGTCATGAATTACGCACGCCTTTGTATGGTGTTGTGGGGATAACCAATATGCTTTTGGAAGAACATAAAGAGCTTTCGCAGAGTCAGCATCTGAGTGCTTTAAAGTTCTCTGCCAGATATTTGTTATCGCTGGTAAATGATATTTTACAAATTAATAAAATTGAAGAAAATAAAGTTGTGCTCGAAAGTCTTACATTCAACATTTCGGATGAGATTACGGTGATACGAAATTCACTTTCGTTTCTGGCGCAAAAAAATAATAATAAAATCAATGTAGATATCGATGAGGCTATTCCCGAATATCTTATTGGTGATAAATTACGTCTGGGGCAGATTTTAATGAATTTGGTAAGCAATGCATTAAAGTTTACAAAAGACGGTGAAGTAGAAATAATTGTTAAATTAAATAAAATAGAAGGGAGTTTTCATTATCTCGATTTTTTAATAAAAGACAACGGTGTTGGAATTGCAGCTGTTGATCAAAATAAGATTTTCGAAAAATTTGTTCAGGTTGGACGAAAAGATGAAGACTATCAGGGAACCGGATTAGGATTAAGTATTGTAAAACGTTTATTAGGGCTTTTTGGCAGCTCTATTACTTTAGAAAGTGATTTGGGAGCCGGAACGTCTTTTTCGTTTGTTATTCCTTTTGAGCACGATCCTCTTAAAACTAGAAAAATTATTGAAAATATTGAAGTGGATTTGACCTCAAATGACATATATAAAATTTTGATTGTAGAAGATAATCTGATCAATCAGCTGGTTACAAAAAAGATCATCGAAAAAAACAATTTTATATGTAAAGTGGTTGATGATGGTTTTGCAGCGCTTAAAATATTAGAAAAAGAAGAATTTGACCTTATTCTAATGGATATCAACATGCCTTTAATGAACGGTTTTGAAACCACAAAAAGAATTAGGCTTCTTGAAATTAAAACACCGGTTGTGGCTCTCACTGCTTTTGATAAGGATGAAATAACACATGAAGCAGTTTCTGCCGGAATGAACGATATTATCGTAAAGCCTTTTGAGCCGGTAAAACTCTTTAAAATACTGAATTATTTAATTACAGAATCAAAAAGTGCAAAAAACGCCGGTTAA